A part of Eschrichtius robustus isolate mEscRob2 chromosome 20, mEscRob2.pri, whole genome shotgun sequence genomic DNA contains:
- the MRPL58 gene encoding large ribosomal subunit protein mL62 isoform X2 — MAAVRWLRWGLNRAESWLLPPPARCPHRTLNKQDDAEQANNDIPIDRLTISYCRSSGPGGQNVNKVNSKAEVRFHLASAEWIAEPVRRKMAVTHKNKINRAGELILTSECSRYQFRNLADCLQKIRDMITEASQPAKEPSREDAVLQKIRVENMNRERLRKKRINSAIKTSRRVDVD; from the exons ATGGCGGCCGTCCGGTGGCTGCGCTGGGGCCTGAACCGAGCCGAATCCTGGCTGCTCCCGCCGCCCGCGCGCTGCCCCCACCGGACTCTGAACAAACAG GATGATGCAGAGCAAGCCAACAACGACATTCCTATAG ATCGCTTGACAATATCTTATTGTCGGAGTAGTGGTCCTGGGGGCCAGAATGTTAACAAAG TGAATTCCAAGGCTGAAGTCAGGTTCCACCTGGCCAGCGCCGAGTGGATTGCAGAGCCTGTACGGCGGAAGATGGCGGTCACG CACAAAAATAAGATCAACAGGGCAGGAGAGTTGATCCTTACCTCTGAATGCAGCCGCTATCAGTTCCGAAATCTGGCAGATTGCCTACAGAAAATTCGAGACATGATCACTgaggccagccagccagccaaggAGCCATCCAGAGAAGATGCTGTACTTCAGAAAATCAG GGTAGAAAACATGAATCGGGAAAGGctgagaaaaaagagaataaattctGCCATAAAGACAAGCAGGAGGGTGGATGTGGACTGA
- the MRPL58 gene encoding large ribosomal subunit protein mL62 isoform X1 codes for MAAVRWLRWGLNRAESWLLPPPARCPHRTLNKQVESTEFQSIYSLDKLYPKSRGLDTAWKVPDDAEQANNDIPIDRLTISYCRSSGPGGQNVNKVNSKAEVRFHLASAEWIAEPVRRKMAVTHKNKINRAGELILTSECSRYQFRNLADCLQKIRDMITEASQPAKEPSREDAVLQKIRVENMNRERLRKKRINSAIKTSRRVDVD; via the exons ATGGCGGCCGTCCGGTGGCTGCGCTGGGGCCTGAACCGAGCCGAATCCTGGCTGCTCCCGCCGCCCGCGCGCTGCCCCCACCGGACTCTGAACAAACAGGTAGAGAGCACCGAATTCCAGAGCATCTACAGCCTGGACAAGCTCTACCCCAAATCGCGGGGCTTGGACACCGCCTGGAAGGTTCCG GATGATGCAGAGCAAGCCAACAACGACATTCCTATAG ATCGCTTGACAATATCTTATTGTCGGAGTAGTGGTCCTGGGGGCCAGAATGTTAACAAAG TGAATTCCAAGGCTGAAGTCAGGTTCCACCTGGCCAGCGCCGAGTGGATTGCAGAGCCTGTACGGCGGAAGATGGCGGTCACG CACAAAAATAAGATCAACAGGGCAGGAGAGTTGATCCTTACCTCTGAATGCAGCCGCTATCAGTTCCGAAATCTGGCAGATTGCCTACAGAAAATTCGAGACATGATCACTgaggccagccagccagccaaggAGCCATCCAGAGAAGATGCTGTACTTCAGAAAATCAG GGTAGAAAACATGAATCGGGAAAGGctgagaaaaaagagaataaattctGCCATAAAGACAAGCAGGAGGGTGGATGTGGACTGA